One region of Enterobacter ludwigii genomic DNA includes:
- the sodA gene encoding superoxide dismutase [Mn], with translation MSYTLPSLPYAYDALEPHFDKQTMEIHHTKHHQTYVNNANAALESLPEFANLSAEELITKLDQLPADKKTVLRNNAGGHANHSLFWKGLKTGTTLQGDLKAAIERDFGSVDNFKAEFEKAAATRFGSGWAWLVLKGDKLAVVSTANQDSPLMGEAISGASGFPIVGLDVWEHAYYLKFQNRRPDYIKAFWDVVNWDEAAARFAAKK, from the coding sequence ATGAGTTATACACTGCCATCCCTGCCGTATGCCTACGACGCACTGGAACCGCATTTCGACAAGCAGACGATGGAAATCCATCACACTAAACACCACCAGACCTATGTGAACAACGCGAACGCCGCGCTGGAAAGCCTACCAGAGTTCGCTAACCTGTCTGCTGAAGAGCTGATCACCAAACTGGACCAGCTGCCAGCGGACAAGAAAACCGTACTGCGTAACAACGCAGGTGGTCATGCTAACCACAGCCTGTTCTGGAAAGGCCTGAAAACCGGTACTACCCTGCAGGGTGATTTGAAAGCGGCGATCGAGCGCGACTTCGGTTCCGTTGACAACTTCAAAGCGGAATTCGAAAAAGCGGCTGCAACGCGTTTCGGTTCTGGCTGGGCGTGGCTGGTACTGAAAGGTGACAAACTGGCGGTAGTTTCAACGGCTAACCAGGATTCCCCTCTGATGGGTGAAGCAATTTCTGGTGCATCCGGTTTCCCAATCGTGGGTCTGGACGTGTGGGAACATGCTTACTACCTGAAATTCCAGAACCGTCGCCCGGACTACATCAAAGCATTCTGGGACGTTGTTAACTGGGACGAAGCCGCTGCACGTTTTGCTGCTAAAAAATAA
- a CDS encoding XRE family transcriptional regulator, with translation MTQPISVIAKSLVRERQRTGLSLAEIARRAGIAKSTLSQLESGNGNPSLETLWSLCVALDIPFARLLEPQQPTTQVIRRGEGTKVVAGQANYEAILLAACPPGARRDVYLLMTQPGADRLSQPHPPGSVEHIIVTQGRALVGLIDAAEELNAGDYICYPADRPHIFKALEPDTYALLVAEQN, from the coding sequence ATGACGCAGCCAATTAGCGTAATCGCCAAAAGTCTGGTGCGAGAACGCCAGCGAACCGGACTTTCACTGGCGGAAATTGCCCGCCGTGCCGGGATCGCTAAATCCACACTGTCCCAGCTGGAGTCTGGCAATGGCAACCCTAGCCTGGAAACGCTGTGGTCGCTTTGCGTGGCGCTGGATATTCCTTTCGCCCGTTTACTGGAACCACAACAGCCGACCACGCAGGTCATTCGCCGCGGTGAAGGGACCAAAGTGGTTGCCGGACAGGCTAACTATGAAGCCATTTTACTGGCGGCGTGTCCACCGGGTGCGCGCCGCGATGTTTACCTTCTGATGACTCAACCGGGTGCAGACCGACTCTCTCAGCCGCATCCGCCGGGCTCGGTAGAGCATATTATCGTGACCCAGGGGCGGGCACTGGTCGGCCTGATTGACGCGGCGGAAGAGCTGAATGCGGGGGATTACATTTGCTATCCTGCCGATCGTCCGCACATCTTTAAAGCCCTTGAGCCAGACACGTATGCGCTGCTGGTGGCAGAACAAAATTAA
- a CDS encoding AzlC family ABC transporter permease — translation MKHHLSCLKGDTIKAIILVCLAVGVVGMSYGSLAMAYGFPVWVPFVLSITVLAGASEFMFIGIVASGGNPLAAAAAGLLVNARHVPFGVTVRELVGKRGLSFLGCHIMNDESVVFGLSQKTPEQRKAAYWLCGLGVAIIWPLGALLGAMVGKLLPDPETIGLDAVFPAILLALVVPAFKNRTTLIRACSGAALSLAAVPFAPVGLPVLLSLLGLAARKK, via the coding sequence ATGAAGCATCATCTCTCTTGCCTGAAAGGCGACACGATAAAAGCAATCATCCTGGTTTGCCTCGCCGTTGGCGTGGTCGGGATGTCATACGGCTCTCTGGCGATGGCCTACGGTTTCCCTGTCTGGGTACCGTTCGTGCTTTCCATTACCGTACTCGCGGGCGCGTCCGAATTTATGTTTATCGGCATTGTCGCGAGCGGAGGTAACCCTCTGGCGGCTGCGGCTGCCGGGTTGCTGGTGAACGCCCGCCATGTGCCGTTTGGCGTCACGGTGCGTGAACTGGTCGGCAAACGTGGTTTGAGTTTTTTGGGCTGTCACATCATGAACGATGAAAGCGTGGTATTTGGCCTGTCGCAAAAAACGCCCGAACAGCGTAAAGCTGCCTACTGGTTATGTGGTTTAGGTGTGGCGATTATCTGGCCGCTGGGAGCCCTGCTGGGTGCCATGGTCGGTAAGCTTCTGCCAGATCCAGAAACCATCGGGCTGGACGCGGTATTTCCGGCCATTCTGCTGGCATTAGTGGTTCCCGCATTTAAAAACCGAACCACGCTGATCCGTGCCTGCAGCGGTGCCGCTCTGTCGCTGGCCGCCGTGCCGTTTGCTCCGGTCGGTTTGCCGGTTCTGCTGTCTTTACTGGGCCTGGCGGCGAGGAAAAAATAA
- a CDS encoding AzlD domain-containing protein encodes MGNMTFFILGIAILSAGTYLMRLGGAKLGSRLALSERSQSLLSDAATVLLFSVALATTFYEGEHFAGMARVLGVAFAVFLAWRKMPLIVVIVAAAVVTALLRLAGIQ; translated from the coding sequence ATGGGAAACATGACATTCTTTATTCTGGGGATTGCCATCTTATCGGCAGGGACGTATCTGATGCGTCTGGGTGGTGCAAAGCTCGGCAGCAGGCTGGCACTGTCGGAGCGTTCACAGTCGCTGCTTTCTGACGCGGCAACGGTTTTACTCTTTTCCGTGGCGCTGGCGACAACCTTTTATGAAGGGGAACATTTTGCGGGTATGGCGCGCGTGCTGGGCGTGGCGTTTGCGGTGTTTCTGGCCTGGCGGAAGATGCCGTTAATTGTGGTGATCGTTGCGGCGGCGGTGGTAACGGCGCTACTGCGCCTGGCGGGGATACAATAA
- a CDS encoding DUF1471 domain-containing protein, giving the protein MKSIKTFVAVIALATSFGSFAAQTVTATASTIDGAEAKIAAQAQEAGASSYKITQAFSGNRVHMTAELNK; this is encoded by the coding sequence ATGAAAAGCATCAAAACTTTTGTCGCTGTAATCGCTCTGGCTACTTCTTTCGGTTCTTTCGCAGCACAGACTGTGACCGCAACTGCCTCTACCATTGACGGCGCAGAAGCGAAAATCGCTGCACAGGCTCAGGAAGCAGGAGCGTCATCTTACAAAATTACCCAGGCATTCTCCGGTAACCGTGTACACATGACGGCTGAACTGAACAAATAA
- the fdhD gene encoding formate dehydrogenase accessory sulfurtransferase FdhD, with translation MSKQNRAPHSSSLPAGIVELSVHRPPHITHATPDFLAEEVPVALVYNGISHVVMMASPKDLELFAIGFSLSEGIIEHPQEIYGMDVVQACNGLEVQIELSSRRFMGLKERRRALAGRTGCGVCGVEQLNDIGKPVTPLPFTQTFNLAYLDHALEHLNDVQPIGQLSGCTHAAAWVLPSGEIAGGHEDVGRHVALDKLLGRRARENDIWQQGAALVSSRASYEMVQKSAMCGVEILFAVSAATTLAVEVAERCNLTLVGFCKPGRATIYTHPQRLIVDQ, from the coding sequence GTGTCTAAACAAAACCGTGCTCCTCACTCGTCGTCATTGCCTGCGGGCATTGTGGAATTGTCGGTGCACAGGCCACCCCACATCACTCACGCCACGCCCGATTTTCTGGCCGAGGAAGTTCCCGTTGCCCTGGTTTACAACGGTATTTCGCATGTGGTGATGATGGCCTCTCCGAAAGATCTCGAGCTTTTTGCCATTGGTTTTTCTCTTTCGGAGGGCATCATTGAGCACCCGCAGGAGATCTACGGCATGGATGTGGTTCAGGCCTGCAACGGCCTGGAAGTGCAAATTGAACTCTCGAGCCGCCGTTTTATGGGGCTGAAAGAGCGTCGACGTGCGCTGGCAGGGCGCACCGGTTGCGGTGTCTGCGGCGTTGAGCAACTCAACGATATTGGTAAACCCGTTACGCCTCTGCCGTTTACTCAGACCTTTAATCTGGCGTATCTCGACCATGCGCTTGAACACCTCAACGACGTTCAGCCGATAGGTCAACTGAGCGGTTGTACACACGCCGCAGCCTGGGTGCTGCCATCAGGTGAAATTGCCGGTGGGCATGAGGATGTGGGTCGCCACGTGGCGCTGGATAAGCTGCTCGGTCGCCGTGCGCGTGAAAACGACATCTGGCAGCAAGGTGCTGCGCTGGTGTCCAGTCGGGCCAGCTACGAGATGGTGCAGAAATCCGCGATGTGTGGCGTTGAAATTTTGTTTGCCGTGTCGGCGGCGACCACGCTGGCGGTGGAAGTGGCCGAGCGCTGTAACCTGACGCTGGTAGGGTTCTGCAAGCCGGGAAGGGCGACAATTTATACCCATCCTCAGCGCTTAATTGTTGATCAGTAA
- the fdnG gene encoding formate dehydrogenase-N subunit alpha — MQVSRRQFFKICAGGMAGTTAAALGFAPGVALAETRQYKLLRTRETRNTCTYCSVGCGLLMYSLGDGAKNAKASIFHIEGDPDHPVNRGALCPKGAGLVDFIHSESRLKFPEYRAPGSDKWQQISWEEAFDRIAKHIKEDRDANFVEKNADGVTVNRWLSTGMLCASASSNETGYLTQKFTRALGMLAVDNQARVUHGPTVASLAPTFGRGAMTNHWVDIKNANLIVVMGGNAAEAHPVGFRWAMEAKIHNGAKLIVIDPRFTRTASVADFYTPIRSGTDITFLSGVLLYLMTNEKYNREYTEAYTNASLIVREDYHFEDGLFSGYDAEKRKYDKTSWNYELDEKGFAKRDTTLQHPRCVWNLLKEHVSRYTPDVVENICGTPKADFLKVCELIAETSAKDKTASFLYALGWTQHSIGAQNIRTMAMVQLLLGNMGMAGGGVNALRGHSNIQGLTDLGLLSQSLPGYMSLPSEKQPDLQTYLTASTPKPLLEGQVNYWGNYPKFFVSMMKAFFGDKATAENSWGFDWLPKWDKGYDVLQYFEMMHQGKVNGYLCQGFNPVASFPNKNKVVESLSKLKFLVTIDPLNTETSTFWQNHGESNDVDPSKIQTEVFRLPSTCFAEENGSIVNSGRWLQWHWKGADAPGIAMNDGEILAGIFLRLRKMYAAEGGANPEPVLNMSWNYSTPENPAPEEVAMESNGKALADVIDPATGTVLAKKGEQLSTFAHLRDDGTTSSGCWIFAGSWTPKGNQMANRDNADPSGLGNTLGWAWAWPLNRRILYNRASADPQGNPWDPKRQLLKWDGAKWGGVDIPDYSTAAPGSDVGPFIMQPEGMGRLFAIDKMAEGPFPEHYEPFETPLGTNPLHPNVVSNPAARIFKGDFEALGKKDKFPYVGTTYRLTEHFHYWTKHALLNAIAQPEQFVEIGEKLANKLGIAHGDTVKVSSNRGYIKAKAVVTKRIRTLNVHGQQVDTIGIPIHWGYEGVAKKGFIANTLTPFVGDANTQTPEFKAFLVNVEKV; from the coding sequence ATGCAGGTCAGCAGAAGGCAGTTCTTTAAGATCTGCGCTGGCGGTATGGCAGGCACCACGGCAGCGGCACTGGGCTTTGCGCCCGGCGTAGCGCTGGCGGAAACGCGGCAGTATAAGCTGCTGCGCACCCGTGAAACCCGTAATACCTGTACGTACTGCTCTGTCGGTTGCGGGCTGTTAATGTATAGCCTCGGCGACGGTGCTAAAAACGCCAAAGCGTCTATTTTCCATATCGAAGGCGACCCGGATCATCCGGTCAACCGCGGCGCGTTGTGCCCGAAAGGGGCCGGTCTGGTGGACTTTATCCACTCCGAAAGCCGCCTCAAATTCCCTGAATATCGCGCGCCTGGCTCCGACAAATGGCAGCAAATTAGCTGGGAAGAAGCGTTTGACCGCATCGCAAAACATATTAAAGAAGATCGCGATGCCAACTTTGTTGAGAAAAACGCCGACGGCGTCACGGTCAACCGCTGGCTCTCCACCGGGATGCTGTGTGCCTCTGCTTCCAGCAACGAAACCGGTTATTTAACCCAGAAATTTACGCGTGCACTCGGTATGCTCGCGGTCGACAACCAGGCGCGTGTCTGACACGGACCAACGGTAGCAAGTCTTGCTCCAACATTTGGTCGCGGTGCGATGACCAACCACTGGGTCGACATCAAGAACGCCAACCTCATTGTGGTGATGGGCGGTAACGCCGCTGAAGCGCACCCTGTAGGGTTCCGCTGGGCGATGGAAGCCAAAATCCACAACGGTGCGAAACTGATTGTGATCGATCCCCGCTTTACGCGTACTGCGTCAGTGGCGGATTTCTACACCCCTATTCGTTCAGGTACTGACATCACTTTCCTGTCAGGCGTATTGCTGTACCTGATGACCAACGAAAAATATAACCGCGAATACACCGAAGCCTATACCAACGCCAGCCTGATCGTGCGTGAGGATTACCACTTCGAAGATGGCCTGTTCAGCGGTTATGACGCCGAAAAACGCAAATACGATAAAACCAGCTGGAACTACGAGCTGGATGAGAAAGGCTTTGCGAAGCGCGATACCACCCTGCAACATCCGCGCTGCGTGTGGAACCTGCTGAAAGAGCACGTTTCCCGCTATACACCGGACGTTGTCGAAAACATCTGCGGTACGCCGAAAGCGGACTTCCTGAAAGTCTGTGAGCTTATCGCCGAAACCAGCGCGAAAGACAAAACCGCGTCGTTCCTGTATGCACTCGGCTGGACGCAGCACTCCATCGGTGCGCAGAACATCCGTACCATGGCGATGGTCCAGCTGCTGCTCGGCAACATGGGGATGGCAGGCGGCGGCGTGAACGCCCTGCGCGGTCACTCCAACATTCAGGGCCTGACCGACCTCGGTCTCCTGTCTCAAAGCCTGCCAGGCTATATGAGTCTGCCAAGCGAGAAACAGCCGGACCTGCAAACCTATCTGACGGCCAGCACGCCTAAACCGCTGCTTGAAGGCCAGGTGAACTACTGGGGCAACTATCCGAAGTTCTTCGTCTCCATGATGAAAGCGTTCTTCGGCGACAAAGCGACGGCGGAAAACAGCTGGGGCTTTGACTGGCTGCCGAAGTGGGACAAAGGCTACGACGTTCTGCAGTATTTCGAGATGATGCACCAGGGCAAAGTGAACGGCTATCTGTGCCAGGGCTTTAACCCGGTTGCCTCGTTCCCGAACAAGAACAAGGTTGTTGAGTCCCTGTCGAAGCTGAAGTTCCTGGTGACGATTGACCCGCTCAATACCGAGACCTCGACCTTCTGGCAGAACCACGGTGAATCGAACGACGTCGATCCATCGAAGATTCAAACCGAAGTGTTCCGTCTGCCATCGACCTGCTTCGCGGAAGAGAACGGTTCTATCGTCAACTCCGGACGCTGGCTACAGTGGCACTGGAAAGGCGCGGACGCCCCGGGCATCGCCATGAACGACGGCGAGATCCTGGCCGGTATCTTCTTACGCCTGCGTAAGATGTATGCGGCTGAAGGCGGCGCGAACCCGGAACCGGTGCTGAACATGAGCTGGAACTATTCGACGCCGGAAAACCCAGCGCCGGAAGAAGTGGCCATGGAAAGCAACGGCAAAGCGCTGGCGGATGTTATCGATCCAGCCACCGGTACCGTGCTGGCGAAGAAAGGCGAGCAGCTGAGCACCTTCGCGCATCTGCGTGATGACGGCACCACCTCAAGCGGCTGCTGGATCTTTGCCGGTAGCTGGACGCCGAAAGGCAACCAGATGGCCAACCGCGATAACGCCGACCCGTCAGGTCTTGGCAACACGCTGGGCTGGGCATGGGCATGGCCGCTCAACCGCCGCATCCTCTATAACCGTGCCTCCGCAGACCCGCAGGGTAACCCGTGGGATCCGAAGCGTCAGCTTCTCAAGTGGGACGGTGCGAAATGGGGCGGCGTGGATATTCCGGACTACAGCACTGCCGCACCAGGCAGCGATGTCGGGCCGTTTATCATGCAGCCTGAAGGGATGGGACGCCTGTTTGCTATTGATAAAATGGCGGAAGGGCCGTTCCCGGAACACTACGAGCCGTTTGAGACGCCGCTGGGCACCAACCCGCTGCACCCGAACGTGGTCTCTAACCCGGCAGCCCGTATCTTCAAGGGCGATTTCGAAGCGCTGGGTAAAAAGGACAAGTTCCCGTACGTGGGCACCACTTACCGTCTGACTGAGCACTTCCACTACTGGACCAAGCACGCGCTGCTTAACGCCATCGCGCAGCCGGAACAGTTTGTGGAGATCGGTGAAAAGCTGGCGAACAAGCTCGGCATTGCCCATGGCGATACCGTGAAGGTCTCCTCTAACCGTGGCTACATCAAAGCCAAGGCGGTGGTGACCAAGCGCATTCGCACGCTGAACGTTCACGGTCAGCAGGTGGATACCATCGGTATTCCTATTCACTGGGGGTATGAGGGCGTGGCGAAGAAAGGGTTTATTGCGAACACCCTGACGCCGTTCGTCGGTGATGCGAACACGCAGACGCCGGAGTTTAAGGCCTTCCTCGTGAACGTGGAAAAGGTGTAA
- the fdxH gene encoding formate dehydrogenase subunit beta produces the protein MAYQSQDIIRRSATNGFTPAPQARDHQQEVAKLIDVTTCIGCKACQVACSEWNDIRDEVGHNVGVYDNPADLTAKSWTVMRFSEVEQNDKLEWLIRKDGCMHCADPGCLKACPSEGAIIQYANGIVDFQSEQCIGCGYCIAGCPFNVPRLNPEDNRVYKCTLCVDRVNVGQEPACVKTCPTGAIHFGSKEDMKTLAAERVGELKTRGYDNAGLYDPAGVGGTHVMYVLHHADKPNLYHGLPENPEISATVKFWKGIWKPLAAVGFAATFAASIFHYVGVGPNRAEEEDDNLHEEKDEVRK, from the coding sequence ATGGCTTATCAATCTCAGGACATTATCCGTCGTTCCGCGACTAACGGTTTCACGCCCGCGCCTCAGGCGCGGGACCACCAGCAGGAAGTGGCGAAGCTTATCGACGTGACCACCTGTATCGGCTGTAAAGCCTGTCAGGTGGCCTGTTCAGAGTGGAACGACATCCGTGACGAAGTGGGTCACAACGTCGGGGTTTATGACAACCCGGCGGACCTGACCGCCAAGTCCTGGACGGTGATGCGCTTCTCTGAAGTGGAGCAGAACGACAAACTGGAATGGCTTATCCGCAAAGACGGCTGTATGCACTGTGCGGATCCGGGTTGCCTGAAGGCGTGCCCGTCAGAAGGGGCTATCATTCAGTATGCCAACGGTATTGTCGACTTCCAGTCTGAGCAGTGCATTGGCTGCGGCTACTGCATTGCCGGCTGTCCGTTCAACGTGCCGCGCCTGAACCCGGAAGACAACCGCGTCTACAAATGTACGCTGTGTGTTGACCGTGTAAACGTCGGCCAGGAACCGGCTTGCGTGAAGACCTGCCCGACAGGTGCTATCCACTTTGGTTCGAAAGAGGATATGAAAACGCTGGCGGCAGAACGCGTAGGCGAGCTGAAAACCCGTGGTTACGACAATGCGGGCCTGTACGATCCGGCCGGAGTTGGCGGTACGCACGTAATGTACGTGCTGCACCACGCCGACAAGCCGAATCTGTATCACGGCCTGCCGGAAAACCCGGAAATCAGCGCCACCGTGAAGTTCTGGAAAGGCATCTGGAAACCACTGGCAGCGGTTGGTTTTGCTGCTACCTTCGCAGCGAGCATTTTCCACTACGTCGGTGTCGGCCCGAACCGCGCGGAAGAGGAAGATGACAACCTGCATGAAGAGAAAGACGAGGTGCGCAAATGA
- the fdoI gene encoding formate dehydrogenase cytochrome b556 subunit produces MRKRDTIVRYTAPERINHWVTAFCFMLAAISGLGFFFPSFNWLMQIMGTPQLARILHPFVGVIMFASFIIMFFRYWHHNLINRDDIFWAKNIRKIVVNEEVGDTGRYNFGQKCVFWAAIIFLVLLLVSGVIIWRPYFAPAFSIPVIRFALMLHSFAAVALIVVIMVHIYAALWVKGTITAMVEGWVTSTWAKKHHPRWYREVRQKQEKSSE; encoded by the coding sequence ATGAGAAAACGTGACACCATCGTGCGCTATACCGCGCCGGAACGTATCAACCATTGGGTCACCGCCTTCTGCTTCATGCTGGCGGCGATAAGCGGGCTGGGGTTCTTCTTCCCGTCCTTCAACTGGCTGATGCAGATCATGGGGACACCACAACTGGCGCGTATACTGCACCCGTTTGTTGGCGTCATCATGTTCGCGTCGTTCATCATCATGTTCTTCCGCTACTGGCACCATAACCTAATCAATCGGGATGATATCTTTTGGGCGAAGAATATTCGTAAGATCGTCGTCAACGAGGAAGTGGGTGATACCGGACGTTATAACTTCGGTCAGAAATGCGTATTCTGGGCGGCGATTATCTTCCTGGTCCTGTTGCTGGTGAGCGGCGTGATCATCTGGCGTCCGTACTTTGCGCCTGCTTTCTCAATCCCGGTGATCCGATTCGCGCTGATGCTGCATTCATTTGCCGCAGTGGCGTTAATTGTGGTTATCATGGTGCATATCTACGCCGCCCTTTGGGTGAAAGGCACCATTACCGCGATGGTGGAAGGATGGGTAACCAGTACGTGGGCAAAGAAACATCACCCACGCTGGTACCGTGAAGTCCGCCAGAAACAGGAAAAGTCATCTGAATGA
- the fdhE gene encoding formate dehydrogenase accessory protein FdhE, translating into MSIRIIPQDELGSSEKRTAEYIPPLLFPRLKNLYNRRAERLRELAENNPLGDFLRFAALIAHAQEVVLYDHPLQMDLTARIKEASEQGKPLLDIHVLPRDKHWHKLLHSLIAELKPEMSGTALAVIENLEKASDQELEEMASALFASDFTLVSSDKAPFIWAALSLYWAQMASLIPGKARAEYGEARQFCPVCGSMPVSSMVQIGTTQGLRYLHCNLCETEWHVVRVKCSNCEQTRDLNYWSLENEEAAVKAESCGDCGTYLKILYQEKDPKVEAVADDLASLILDAKMEQEGFARSSINPFLFPGEGE; encoded by the coding sequence ATGAGTATTCGCATAATCCCGCAAGATGAGCTGGGGTCGAGCGAGAAACGCACGGCGGAATATATTCCGCCGTTGTTATTCCCCAGGCTCAAGAACCTCTACAACCGCCGCGCAGAGCGTCTGCGCGAGCTGGCAGAGAACAACCCGCTGGGCGATTTTCTGCGCTTCGCCGCGCTGATTGCCCACGCGCAGGAAGTGGTGCTGTACGACCACCCTCTGCAAATGGACCTGACTGCGCGCATTAAAGAAGCCAGTGAGCAAGGCAAACCACTGCTGGATATTCACGTGCTGCCGCGCGATAAACACTGGCACAAGCTGCTGCATTCGCTGATTGCCGAACTGAAGCCAGAGATGAGCGGCACCGCGCTGGCCGTTATCGAAAATCTGGAAAAAGCCTCCGATCAGGAGCTGGAAGAGATGGCGAGCGCGCTGTTTGCTTCCGATTTTACGCTGGTCAGCAGTGATAAAGCCCCGTTTATCTGGGCTGCGCTGTCGCTCTACTGGGCGCAAATGGCGAGCCTGATCCCCGGTAAAGCCCGTGCAGAATATGGTGAAGCACGCCAGTTTTGCCCGGTATGCGGCTCTATGCCGGTATCCAGTATGGTGCAGATTGGTACCACTCAGGGGCTGCGCTACCTGCACTGCAACCTGTGTGAAACCGAATGGCATGTAGTGCGCGTGAAGTGCAGCAACTGTGAACAGACTCGCGATCTCAACTACTGGTCGCTGGAAAACGAAGAAGCAGCGGTAAAAGCCGAAAGCTGCGGCGACTGCGGGACTTACCTCAAGATTCTGTATCAGGAAAAAGACCCAAAAGTCGAAGCGGTAGCCGACGATCTCGCCTCGCTGATTCTGGACGCAAAGATGGAGCAGGAGGGCTTTGCCCGCAGCTCGATCAACCCGTTCCTGTTCCCGGGTGAAGGGGAATAA
- a CDS encoding type II toxin-antitoxin system VapC family toxin — MEHMAVFDTNILIDLFNNRVEAANTIENTASHRSISLITWMEIMVGARKHGHEAKTATVLGAFEIIDVTQEIAERSVVLREKHGMKLPDAIILATAQSRNSPLITRNTKDFQGIPGVVSPYQL; from the coding sequence ATGGAACACATGGCGGTTTTTGATACCAATATCCTGATCGACCTTTTCAATAATCGCGTCGAGGCAGCAAATACAATCGAAAACACAGCATCGCACCGGTCAATCAGTCTAATTACATGGATGGAAATCATGGTGGGGGCACGCAAACATGGCCACGAAGCGAAAACAGCGACAGTGTTGGGCGCATTTGAGATTATCGATGTAACCCAAGAGATTGCTGAAAGAAGCGTCGTGCTCCGTGAGAAACATGGCATGAAACTGCCGGATGCCATTATTTTAGCGACTGCCCAAAGCAGAAATAGCCCGTTAATAACCCGGAATACCAAAGACTTTCAGGGTATTCCAGGGGTTGTTTCACCGTACCAGCTGTAG
- a CDS encoding ribbon-helix-helix protein, CopG family, with protein MSFLVELNMGRILIDLSDDVIQRLDNLKQLRNQPRAELLREAIEQFLDQQSSSVIRDALGLWGNQQEDGLEYERKLREEW; from the coding sequence ATGAGTTTTCTCGTGGAGCTTAACATGGGCAGGATTCTGATCGATTTGTCGGATGACGTTATTCAACGTCTCGATAACCTCAAACAGCTGCGTAACCAACCTCGTGCCGAATTACTGCGTGAAGCAATTGAGCAGTTTCTCGATCAGCAAAGCTCATCCGTTATCCGTGATGCGCTTGGTCTGTGGGGGAACCAGCAAGAAGATGGATTAGAGTATGAACGCAAGCTGCGTGAGGAGTGGTAG
- a CDS encoding alpha/beta hydrolase, with protein MALEKGIAQLVQGFIAAGPPSSRRQTIEVRRAGYVASTGLAGKIETRVQVETLVLDGLTIRVFSPLNASELLPAAIYYHGGCFISGGFDTHDNQLRQLAFYGNCRVIAVQYRLAPEHQFPAAHDDAEHAAELVWQNAGKLGVDKNRITLCGDSAGGHLALVTSLRLKDKGLWNPAQLILIYPMLDATASFESYALNGTDYIITRDTLLSGYEMYLAETDLQHPEASPLWRDDFHGLPPVHIVTAEYDPLCDEGEMLFQHLTEQGVKCTAQRWLGVIHGFFQLGGVSQSARDVMRDIAWRISSARQ; from the coding sequence ATGGCACTGGAAAAGGGTATTGCGCAGCTGGTTCAGGGATTTATCGCTGCAGGTCCGCCATCGTCGCGTCGACAGACCATTGAGGTACGACGAGCAGGGTATGTTGCCAGCACGGGGCTTGCCGGGAAGATAGAAACGCGCGTTCAGGTGGAGACGCTTGTCCTTGATGGACTTACCATCCGGGTGTTTTCACCTCTCAATGCGTCTGAATTATTGCCGGCAGCCATCTACTACCACGGCGGGTGCTTTATCAGCGGTGGGTTTGATACGCATGATAATCAGCTCCGCCAGCTGGCATTTTACGGTAACTGCCGGGTTATTGCGGTTCAGTACAGACTGGCACCCGAGCATCAATTCCCCGCAGCACATGACGACGCAGAACACGCTGCAGAGCTTGTCTGGCAGAATGCAGGCAAACTGGGTGTAGATAAAAACCGAATCACCCTTTGCGGCGACAGTGCAGGTGGACATCTTGCGCTGGTGACATCACTGCGGCTCAAAGATAAAGGCCTGTGGAATCCAGCACAGCTCATCCTGATCTATCCCATGCTTGATGCCACAGCCAGCTTTGAAAGTTATGCCCTGAATGGCACGGATTATATTATCACTCGCGATACCCTGCTCAGCGGGTATGAAATGTATCTCGCAGAGACTGACCTTCAGCATCCGGAAGCCAGCCCACTGTGGCGCGATGATTTTCACGGCCTTCCGCCTGTGCACATTGTTACCGCTGAATACGATCCGCTATGTGATGAGGGAGAAATGCTGTTCCAGCATCTGACTGAGCAGGGTGTGAAGTGTACTGCTCAGCGCTGGCTGGGCGTTATCCATGGCTTCTTTCAGCTTGGCGGTGTTAGTCAGTCAGCTCGAGACGTTATGCGAGACATCGCCTGGCGAATTAGCTCAGCCAGGCAATAA